A single window of Engraulis encrasicolus isolate BLACKSEA-1 chromosome 20, IST_EnEncr_1.0, whole genome shotgun sequence DNA harbors:
- the bloc1s4 gene encoding biogenesis of lysosome-related organelles complex 1 subunit 4, with translation MAQAHRFDRIGVLSPLEESSAEISRDSGIVSQSASSLSMVSEALSSGTVSQSPSFGVAVSQSPSFNSAENTLELESVDDEVLRQTAQNYSTYIRATAGDEILNLEKSLEEMLTRVDEFVGMLDMIRNDTSQIVNENLPQIHKKSEEMRQIYRKIDKLESFVKMVGANVTVMEDRVTQAEGEVATIPGAFKKMFRTMSVPGFLQKPSSPRRPPHHHHELPAVFRTDDYFPPHTDGPGPGSGSGAGV, from the exons ATGGCACAAGCCCACCGTTTCGACAGGATTGGCGTGCTGTCTCCCTTGGAGGAGTCCAGCGCGGAGATCAGCCGAGACAGCGGCATCGTCTCGCAGAGCGCCAGCAGTTTGTCCATGGTCAGCGAGGCCCTTAGCAGCGGAACCGTCTCCCAAAGCCCCAGCTTCGGCGTCGCAGTGTCCCAGAGCCCGAGCTTCAACTCTGCGGAGAACACGCTAGAATTGGAGTCTGTGGACGACGAAGTCTTGAGACAAACCGCTCAAAATTACTCCACGTACATCAGAGCTACTGCAGGTGACGAG ATCCTCAACTTGGAAAAGAGCCTGGAAGAAATGCTCACAAGAGTGGATGAGTTTGTGGGAATGCTTGATATG ATCCGCAATGATACCTCCCAAATCGTCAACGAGAACCTACCTCAGATCCACAAGAAATCGGAGGAGATGAGGCAGATCTACAGGAAGATTGACAAGTTGGAA tcgtTTGTGAAGATGGTCGGTGCTAACGTGACGGTGATGGAGGATCGCGTGACCCAGGCGGAAGGGGAGGTGGCCACCATACCAGGAGCCTTCAAGAAGATGTTCCGGACCATGAGCGTCCCCGGGTTCCTGCAG AAGCCGTCGAGCCCCCGGAGACCCCCGCATCACCACCACGAGCTGCCTGCTGTCTTCCGCACTGACGACTACTTCCCTCCACACACGGACGGGCCCGGGCCCGGTTCAGGTTCCGGCGCCGGAGTGTAG